tacctgaacttaaaaaaaaaatatcacttcgGTACTTGAGGTTCTTTGCCCGACGGAGGATTGGTGCATATGGACGTGAGCTCCGTTACGGAGCTTGCCAGCTGGCAAATTTACAGGGGTACTTTCGTCCATTCATATatgaattaaattttttttctcctctctctctctgttcgtTCTCTGTTCTTCTCATCTCCTTATTCACTTCTTTTGAGGACATCGCAGCTACTTTGGAGGTGGTTGTAGAATGAAGCCATGCAATTGCAGAAGCTCCGAATCGAGTCCTCCATTTCTTTCTGACTCACACTCACTCCAAAGcctcaattcttcttcttcatttttgttGAGAGCTTGGTTTTTGTTAGCAGCTCAAATTCTGGAATGGCGAGTCGATCGTCTCCGTCGTCTCCACCGTCCTCTGCTTCCAACTCCGACCACTCCCCTACTCAACCCACCTCGACCCGACCCACCAAAAATGCGGGGCTCTCTTGCCCCGATCTTGGCCTTCCTCGCCCTCCTAATTTGCCCCTCTCCTCCACTGGGCTCACCTCCCCGCGGCCTCcaccacttttctctctctccacaaAGCCTTCCTGCCGACCCACCACTAAGTCCAACTTGACCGCCGCAGCCGCCCATGTCCTCCACTGGCCTTCAATAGGACATGGGACGCAGTTCCATATTTTTGCAATGAATGTTTCTGTCCCAATTTTAATTCAATGCAAGCAATTCAACTATTTTTTCGAGCCGGGTTTACTGAAGGTTTGGGTGCACAAGAAGAATGGAAGAGTGGGTTTGTGGGTTGAAGATTTAAGGAGGATGTTTGTGGGGTTTGCGGTTTTAGCAAAGCAAAATGAGTTTGATGGGACATGCTGGGAAGCGAAGAGCCTTTGGCAGAGTCAGAGTCGCAACTGAGGGCTCAACTTCAGTTGACGCTTTGGCTGATGACTATTACTCTGTCTTGGGTTTGGTAAATGCTTCAAAACTCAtctgggttttgtttgtttagttCTGAAGACGtgttgtttgtttggtttgatGTGGTTTTGTTTGAATATGCAAAATTGAGATGGATGTGTGTTTGTGAATTTAGAGACTTCACATCTGGTTGGCAAATTGAATATCTTATAATGgttttcttgatttgtttctttttttatatgaTGTGGAATGCATGGATTTGTATATGTGATGTCTGATTATATACTGGTTGGGTTTGTATATGTTACTATAGCAGTATGGCTTCCAGATGCAACACCAGCACAGATCAAGAAAGCCTATTACAATTGTATGAAGGCTTGTCATCCTGACTTGAGTGGTGATAATCCGGAGACAACAAATTTCTGTATGTTCATCAATGAGGTCTATGAGGTGGGTTTCCCTACGGAGCTTAATGCTTTGAGCTCGAAGCGGGAGAGATGGGTGCCCAGATAAAATgtctgggtgcccagatcagatTTGGATCCCATAAAAATGAATGGACGAAAGTTCCCCTATAAATTTGCCAGCTGGTAAGCTCCGTAACGGAGTTAACGTCCATAATCCTCGGTCGGGCAAACAACCTCAGGTatcaaagtgatatttttttaagttcaggtaccaaaagtcATAAGGAGgcaaagttcaggtactgtacggaccattttcccttaCATAAATGTTTTCTCTATGACGCGAGAAGCATGAATTTTCTTGATTCTTCTAATATTCAGGTTAGTCCATCCTTCATGTTCTAGAGAATTTTATACTTGGAATAGTTTGGGGCTAATCATGTCATGGGAATTAACAATTAGGACATGTGTGTAACTTATTTATATTTGTTGTCTTCACCCTTTGGCAATACAAGCCAGGAGAGAAGAAGTGAGGAGAAGGGAGATAGATTTGTAACTTCCTCGTTTTTTGTTGTTGGGCTGGGGCGGGGTTGGGGTAAGGAATTAAAAATATCTTtggaaataaatcaaataaTGTATTGAATCATTTCTGGTATGATCTCTCCATTTCTATACGACATGTGAACTGGTGtcgtttttctcttcttcttttcacggTTTCTCCCAATGCCTGTATTTTTTTCATCTCTCTTTGCCCTTAATGCAGACTGGAGTCCCAATACTTGTGTCTCTTCCAatcattttttcccttcttGTCTTCTATCCTAAACCGACTTTTGAAAGTTTCTTCAGTGTCGTCTGCCACTGCACTTCATGTCTTACCAAATGAAATTCACTTGTTTTCTGGATCTCTTACCATAAGAACATATTCCATTTAAATGCCGTCCAGCTATATTTCTTCCTCATTTCTGGAATCTTGAATAAATGTCTACTGGTTGGAATGCtgtaatataataataatagtatctACCATGATCTATTTTGTTACTGATTTAGGATGCACGTATTTTCCTGTTCTACATCTAAGCCCATTGTTTCCCAACTTTTTATAGAACCTCCAGTTTCTCTAGAGGAGCATGTGACATTCCGTCTGTGGAAGAAGTTGATGAATTATTGGTTGTTTGTATCGTTCAAATGGCTGACTGCAGGAAGTGATCTTCTATGGAAGCCCTTGAATTATGAGGTGATGTTTCTCTACATAATAGTTTCTACTTGTTGATGCAGATTTTATCTTCACCTTTCCTCTTGTTTTTGTACAAATTTACGAGGTTGGACTTTTACCGTTGAATCCACGATCCGTACGAAATCCTTAACATTGGCAGATGTTTCCTTTTTAGACTCATTTCTCTGCATATTTTGACAATCCTTTTTATTACGACTCCAGTTTGCTGATGCAGACACGCAGTGACAAGGTCCATGCAAGAATTTTGGCGGAattttgggcttgagaattATTAAATATCTTGTGGAGCGTCTAAGAGAAGAATATCGGGTATTTGTTCCAGAAACAGATATCCCTTCTTTGCTGAGTTGCTCGAGGATGTTGAGCCTTCTGTTAAATCTCTGGCACAAGAAATCTTCAACGAATTGAGCATCATGACTGGTGAAGACCTCTCGCAGTATATCTGAATGCGATATTATAGAGTCCCCACCTGACCATGTTAGACAGGAAAGAtattgatagctaaatttataagctattgattttcctcaTTCACACTTGAGATTGTCAATTGTAGCAAGGATAAACAAGGGTCTTTCCCGCAGAGGACTAAGGTTATAACTACTCAAAACAATGTCACAAAAGTGGAGACAGGCTATGGTACCCCCggcccatttttatttttttaaatatataacaAGTTAATATGATGGTAACCTGATGAATAGGTCATCAGGTTACCCATTTAAATTTTGACACATGgcaattttaaaaaattaaaattacattTTTAAGCACACATTTGTCATCAATTTGTAATATTATACTTATACTTGTAAATATTGTCCTAAATTGAGTAATTACTAAAAGGTTTACCCCAATTACAAAATGGAGAACTATATTACGTGAATGAAAACACATGCTCTATTTAGTAtgaatatgaagatttaccactcGTACAACACATTTGTTGTCAATTTTAGATGTTATCTTAGAACTTGTAATTACTACAAACAGAACATTTTTTACAACATTTTTCatcatttgtccttatattaGTAATAATCGTTGTTAGTGATGTAATGATTATTTCAATGAGGAACATTACACAAGTTATCacccaattacacaatcgagaaCTCTATTACGTGGATGAGAACACATGCTCTATTTAGtatgaaatatgaagatttaccacCCGGACAACACATTCGtattcaattttgtaaaatggttcataaACCTGTAAATATGGTCgtagaccttgtaattaccacaaacaGAACAATTTTTACGATATTTTTCATCATCTGTCCTTATATTCATAATAATCGTTGTCAgtgatgtaattattttctttatgtGGAACATTACACAAGTTACTACCCAAATACACAATCAAGAACTATATTACATGAATGAGGACACATGTTCTATTTAGtatgaaatatgaagatttaccacCCGGACAACATATTCGtattcaattttgtaaaatggttcataaACCTGTAAATGTGGTCgtagaccttgtaattaccacaaagaTGACATTTTTTACAACATTTTTCATCATTTGTCCTTGTATATCGTAATAAGCAGGTCAGAGagataattattttctcaatgacgAACATTATACAAGGTACCACCCAATTACACAATCAAACGTGAGTTAGAACACATGCTCTATTCAGTCTAAACaacatcttcatcttcaatttTGTAAAGTGGTTCATAAACCAGTAAATTTGGTCCTAGACtttgtaattaccacaaagaGGACCTTTTTTACAAtatttttcatcattttctctTATCTCATTTTTAGCTCCTCTCGTCCTCTCTTGCTCTCTCAgagtctctccctctctctcatagTCTCATCCACACACTCTCTTGGTTGCTTCACCAAAGATTGGGTAAGGTTCGAAACTTAGGCCTATCTAGTTCAATGTCtgattgaaatttgggtttctgggttgcatttttctgggtttcataGTTTGGGGTTTCAAGTTCATATCAGTTTGCATTTGGGTTTTCATAAGAACCATTTTTGTGACATGGGCTCATCTCAATGATTCAAACTTCACCGATTTTCAtgaagatttgattttgatttagaattagagttttgatttgggttttagggttgacaattctgattttcttgtttcgAGTTTTGATTTGGGTAGTTGCCTTTCCGGCTCTGGATTCCCAAGACTCTGAGCACGCTAGCTGGTGCTGTTCCCAGATCGTCGTCTCCGGTGACGCAATTGAAGAGGAAGCGGTCGGCGAAGCTTTGCATTCCGATTGTATCGACGGGATTTGGGGCTGCTCCGGGGACGCCGTCTACGGCGGCGTGGAGAGAGGTGGTGGAAGATTGAGAAGGTTGCTTCTCCGTATATTGTAAGAAAGGGGGGGAGAGAGGATCGGTATTCAGCCACTCTTAATCTTCAAGGTGATCCCAAACCAGGTaaaatttttcccttttttcttaCTGTTTCTATTAGTAATTACACCCGGGACTGTGGTGATTATACTGGCTGGAAGGTTTAAGGGGAAgagagttgttttccttaagtAGCTTTCATCTGGGTTGCTTCTTGTTACTGGTGAGCTTCGGTTTCTCTTAGAAAAGTattatttgttttgttctttcatTTTCTGTGTGTTAATGTGAAGATTATGACCTCCTATGCACACTGCAATTGTTTGTAGGGTGGTTGGTTAGTTGAGTACTAGTTATTTATTGGGTAATACGCACTCTAAGCTAGTTGTTGTTTAGTTGTGTAAAGATTGAAAATGTATTGAAAGgactgtttttttttgttttgtttgggaATAGCGATTGGAATAACTTCATGTAACAGTGTAGTGAGAACTGAATACTTCAATCTGCAAAAGTATCACCATGTCTTACATACATTGTTACCTTATCTAAGTCTTTTAGATGAATTTCTGGTTGGGATTATGATCTTACGTATAAATAAAATGTATGATGAAGTAAAATTCTTTGGTTATTTTTTGTAGACAGAGTTTTGGAATTGGTTTAGCCAATGATTTTCTGATTGTTTGACTTGTCTCCCTTCTGCTCCTTGCAACGAACTTATTCAAGTGTATATCTAACTTGAGTGCTATTGCAGAGCCATTGAAGATTAATGGTGTTCCTTTGAGACATGTGAATCAGTCCTATGTGATTGGCCTTCCACCAAGGTCGATATTTCTGGGGTTAATGTGGAAAAATTTGATGACAAGTATTTCGGAAAGGCtgtggaaaagaagaagaagaagaggggggggggggggagttttTTGAGGCAGAGAAAGAGGTTAGCCTTATCAACTCGTCATTTATAATTTCCTGATGAAGTTTCATATTCTCCTGTATTTAAATTGAAAAACTTAGGTGTCATCATTGCCTTTTTTTGGTTATGTAAATAGGCTTTTTTTAAGATACATGTATATCCTGTGTTGAGATTCTAATAGTAAATCCGTTTGTACAGATGTTCTGTAACTGTTAGGTTACAATTATAAGGAGGGTATCTCTCTTCTATGAGCATAAATCTCGTCAAGGAGGTGTATTGAAACATATATGTCGTCTAGGAGGGTATCTCTCTTCTATGAGCATAAATCTCGTCAAGGAGGTGTAGAGAAACATATATCTCGTCTATGAGGGCATTTATCGCTATGAGCATAAAACTTGTCAAGGAGGTGTATTGAAACATATATGTCGTCTAGGAGGGTATCTCTCTTCTATGAGCATAAATCTCGTCAAGGAGGTGTATTGAAATATATATGTCGTCTAGGAGGGTATCTCTCTTCTATGAGCATAAATCTCGTCAAGGAGGTGTAGAGAAACATATATCTCGTCTACGAGGGCATTTATCGCTATGAGCATAAATCTTGTCAAGGAGGTGTATTGAAACATCTATGTCATATAGGAGGGTATCTCTCTTCTATGAGCATAAATCTCGTCAAGGAGGTGTATTGAAACATATATGTCGTCTAGGAGGGTATCTCTCTTCTATGAGCATAAATCTCGTCAAGGAGAAACATATATCTTATTGATAACTTACAACTAATAATTATGCATGGTTGCATGACTTCATAGTAACTAGTAATCAGGGCTGTCTCTAATTATGTAATTAAATTAAGATTATAAATATAGAAATAACACCCTATTAATACCCAAATGTATTGTTGAGCAATTGGTTTGGAGGCCTAGTTTTCACTTTATGGGTATGAGGTTCGAGCTCTAGCAACGTCAAtgctttttgttcattttttgtttgttcttcATATGTTTCATTATGATAGTCCAATTTGGTTATTAACATTAAACTTGTCAATAGATTCATGCTTTTGTGTCTTCATATTACTGCAAAGTTATTGAAGTTGCCATTAAATTTGGTCCCAAGGTATATATGGAAAACcataaatagattcaccatcaTTCAAACCAACAAAATATAGGTCAAGTgaggggaaaaaagaaaaataataacaacaatGACAATTGCTCCTATGATAGAATTTACAACGTGCCtcaatcttcaatatcactGAGCCGTCGAAGTTTGGGTTTATTTTTTGCCACAACTCTAACTCTGCCACGTACCCTATTCTTCTGTGGGCATGTAGTTTTATTGTGTCCATAGCTTCTGCATAAACGACATTTTGGCTTTGTTTTTGGTTCATTGCTTCCTTGCATGCCCTTGCTCCTTACCCTGATAGGATCTCTTACAATGTTATTACATGGATCTGGACTATCACCTACATCTTTTTGTTGCTTCAAAACATCTCCAAGTATCGGCTCCAATCTGCTGAGTTCTTTCTTCAAAATGTCGGTACCCTCCTTTGTCTGTGAAGCAAGATATGATACCCTGCTACTTAAATAACTTAAATCTCCATGCCTGCAATGCATTAACACAagaattaaccaaaaaaaaagaagtttctGTACAAAAAGAGATCTTTCATTACATTAACTTATtatatgaaataaaaaaaaatatatcactgATATTAACAAGGATGTTTATGTCCCTGGCCAATCGTACAGCTTCACTAGGCATATTTTCCTTGGGAACTGTGGAGTGAACTTCAGATTTTGCTTGCTTTGTCCACCGCTTTAATACTAAGGACAAAGGTATCTCCCTCATGCGCTCATGCTTCATTACATTAAATAAATGAGAACATGGGATGCCTTCACATTCATAAAGTTTGCAAGAGCATACTACTCGAGGATCACTTTCCCGATGGTAATAAGTAGTTGTGCACTCTTTCTCTTCATCATTGTTATAACTAGACGTAATGTACACACGACATGAATTCAGATGCATAATCCTTGAAGTTATCAGTCCTCCAACTCGATCTATCTCCACACATATTAGTTGAAACACATTATCCGTATAAATGGTAGAGGCATGCTTCTCTAACTGTCTGAGTTGGGTAGAAAGTGCATGAGCGGAGTTATTCGATCGAAAATCTTCTTCAGCTACTTTATTTCTAAGTCGTTCCAATGCTTTATCAAGCTGCGGAATGAGTTCAATCAATTTCACTCCACTGAAGCTGAGACTATCCTTCACATACCTATTCATGCGTTCACATCGCTGCGTGCTACGCATGCGAGCGaaaaaatgtccactcacaaaTGCTTCAGCCCATTTCTCTCGTTTATCATACATCATCTTCACCCAATTTCTATTATGAAGACCATATTTTTCCACCATAGCTCTCCATCGTTGCTCAAAACCACAAGGAGTTGTTTCATCAAACATGCAACGTCTGAACTCTGCAACTGTTTCAGGGTTGTGTAATTTTTTCTGAGCATTTTTAGAAATATGCCATGTACATAAACGATGTGGACAACCTGGAACCACTAGTTCAATAGCCTTTCTCATTGCTTCATCACCGTCGGTCAAAATGCCCAGAGGTTTTTTGCCCTCCATAGACTCTAAGAACATCTGCAAAACCCATGTGTATGTCTCAACTGTTTCATCTACCAATAatgcaaaaccaaaaattgTAGTCAATAGATGGTTGTTTGATCCCACGAACAATACCAAGGGCTTCCCATAGTGATTAGTCTTATAGGTGCTATCAAATACCAAAACATCCCCAAAACAACAATAATCTAGCAATGAAGTTGAGTCTCTCCAAAATAAGTTGGCCAACCTGTTACTCTCATATGTGCTATACTTGCAAAATAATTTCTTATCTTCAGCTGCTTTTCCTTCAAGATAGGCAAGTGTAGCTTTTGCATCCCCTTCAAGTACAATTTCATGTTGACTCGAGTCCAATTTATTGTACAAGTCTTTCATTTTGAAACCAACATTCGCAAACCCTCCAGATATGtcagccatgtattgatatGCATGACAAGTCTTAATGGATACTCTCCGCATAGATGTGGCTAAAGCTAAATGAGAATCTGGGACAGACCGATGTGACCTAAGAAAATGAGACTCCTGTGGCTGTGCAAGATCATGTGAATGATCTGTTTTGAAATCAACTACGACATACGAGTTCTTCTCCTTGAAGTACCTTACCTTGAACAAACATGGGCAGTGACACCTTGTCAATTTCTTTGGCATACGGACATTATTATTGTTGTCCATATATTTCTCTAGTCTTTCCCCCTCTGCAGAACAAACCCATTTGCGGATAGTGACTCTCCCAGTCCTTGCACTTGTTCTCTTGTCATCCTTTCTAACATCAAAACCCATTGCTTTTGCATAAGTATAGTAAAAAGTCTCTGCTGCCTCAACAGTTACAAACTTCACGCCTATAATGTCTTCTGGAGCCAACTTATCATATCTAATACCATTATATTCCAACTGATTGATGCCACTTTCAGACTCTTGCAAATTAGTGTCTGAAATCTCAGGTTGAGGTTCATCTAATGCATCCTGACTTGACATCTGAAACATATAACATGAAAATGAATATAACCACTaccaaattgaaattcataacaaaacaaaatatcagcaaattaaatcaaaatctcaaatgaataaataaaactccaaaatcaatgcaaaaaaaacaaatccaaGTAAAAATAAAGCATAAACAGAGATGAATCTCACTTTTCTCCAAAACTCTGttctaaaagaaacaaaaggaacCAACCCTTCTCTCTCTAGAACAAAAATACAGTGTATCCCTATTTAGATTCGATACAGTGTGTTTCGCTTGGTGGGTTGAATTCTGTTTCACTCACCTATTTAACATTTCTAAAAGCTCGCACTAGCATTTCATCCATTGGTTTCTCTTATTTGCTCTTAGTTTGATGATTAAGATGATGTATCACATCATTCACATGGACTTAATATTATATGATGGTTTATCAGGGCTCAAGGTTCAACCTATCACCTCGAACATGATCGCCCAAACATAATGGCTCACCATCATTCCAATTTAGAGTTTGCATCTCAGGTAGTTTTTAATATTATTCTCAtttaattgatgttgatgtATATTAGGCCTTGACCTCTTAATCGTTACTTCGTTAGGTTATGGTTTATCTGTTCCTCTCAAATTCCATTTTCAATTGGAACCCTAAGCTATCATTTCTTATCGATTATCGATTATAGGTAATTTCTTCCCTATGAGTTTAAATTTACAATATCAATCTTTTGATTATTTGAACGTAATTGTGTAGTTTATGGTGAACTTAAATCCGTCATTAATCTGGTAATTTGCTGTAATCTGCAAAACAGAAATATGACAATGAACTTTGCTTCCAATCTGCAAGTGCTTCACACTTTTTAACTTGTTGTATAGATCAATTGGCCATTGTGCTGCATTTCatcgttttgttttgtttgtgttgtgTGTTGCTTGGATTATTGCTATTGCTGCAACAAATTAATactccatttttttatttatatatggtTAGATTGGTAACAGGGCATTCATTGAGGACaaaatggatttgacttttgaaCCTAACCAAAGTGAAAGTGCAGTAAGTTGTTGGTGAGTTTTATACTATCCTTTCTAACTTGCTGAAGGATAGTAATTTTTGACTTATTTTTTCCAATTCAAGTTGCTCTGTACATGCAATTTGTTTGGATTCTTTAATTCAGTGTTAGTGCAATGCTCTGGAGTTGGAAATTTTATATGTCTCTTTTGCTTAATTTGATGTGTTTTTGTTTAATCAATAGAGACTAATGTTTCAATTTCCTCTTGCTTAATTAAGGGTAACAATTGTAGTATGTTTTCTTCATAATATaagattttctttattttttgtttttatttttattgcagATGACTTGATCAATATCTATCAACTTATGACTCTAGGTAATAATTATTATAAACATCTACTCAGAAGTACATTCTAAATTTCAAGCTAATCTTTGGAGTTGCAAGGCCAAACTAGATCAATTATTAAAGTAATTCATATTTGTTTGTCTTAGAGGTTTTTTTAGTTCCATCAACTGTATATGAATGTAGACCTCACAGTTAATGTAAGACACCATCAAAGAATATGAATGCACTTACTTTTTTGGGACCAACCAACTAAGTGTGGGCGTTCTGGTGATGCATTTGAGCAAGAAAATGGTTGCTTTAATCCAACAGATGCTAGCGGCTCTACTGTATCATCAAGAAGTGATTCAAATACAAGTCTCAGTACCAGGACTAATAAACACTACAAAGCTATCTCCTAGAAATGATGGTAAGTCTACTTAACCACAAAGCATAATGATGCATAATAGTTACTCTATGCAGATGCATCGCATAAGTGGATATGGATTGGTATTAATTGCACTAGTCGCTGTTCTTCTGGCAATGGTGCTTTGTAGCATGTGCTACCTACTACGAATAAGAAAACTTAACAGAACAATCTGACCTAAACAGAACAATCTGACCTTAAGTCCTTTCGAGAACAATCTGACCAAGccaacaacagaaacaagaacGCCCAAATATCCAGAATTCCAGCTTCACCAAATTTCCAACTTTGCAACATTACGCCTTTACCAAATTCCCAGTTGATATCAATAGGACATAAATAAATTGAACAATACCAATTCAAAATTacaaatttcaattttccaaTTCAACCTCAGTTCAATAATTCCCATAATCCCAGATTCTCAATTTATCAGAACAAGAACATTGGAAGAAGTAAAAAACAAGAACTTACGTGGAGAACCCGTGGGCTGGAAGACTGGAGGAGCAGTGGAGTGGAGGATCGCCGCGCACGGAGACCCGACGCCGGAGGCACGGTGACGAACAGAGACGACGGCGAAGTGAGGCTGTGAGGGTGAGACAGATTGAGAGAGCGAACCGTACattcgtgtttttttttctaaacaGGTTACCTGCTGAATAGGTTAATTATTTGTTGAATATCCATGACCATTAGATATATTACTGATCCAATGGTCACAAATATTCACAAAACCCCCAGTATGGGATACCCCCCAGTACTGTAGAATTTTCCACAAAAGTGACCACTGTTCCTAACGAACAACAGTCGAAAACCTAATTAAAAACCTAATCTAAACTACTCAGAAAAttacgaaaatttacagaaatatACTAGACACACAGGGCGTCTAGCATACAAAATTTAGTATTATTCGGAATTGATTTACTATTCTAAACAAATACGAAAATATAGAGTACAGAAGCTGAAAACAATATGATGAAGATAGTTAGGGAAGATG
Above is a genomic segment from Rosa chinensis cultivar Old Blush chromosome 3, RchiOBHm-V2, whole genome shotgun sequence containing:
- the LOC112194297 gene encoding protein FAR1-RELATED SEQUENCE 5 isoform X2, with translation MSSQDALDEPQPEISDTNLQESESGINQLEYNGIRYDKLAPEDIIGVKFVTVEAAETFYYTYAKAMGFDVRKDDKRTSARTGRVTIRKWVCSAEGERLEKYMDNNNNVRMPKKLTRCHCPCLFKVRYFKEKNSYVVVDFKTDHSHDLAQPQESHFLRSHRSVPDSHLALATSMRRVSIKTCHAYQYMADISGGFANVGFKMKDLYNKLDSSQHEIVLEGDAKATLAYLEGKAAEDKKLFCKYSTYESNRLANLFWRDSTSLLDYCCFGDVLVFDSTYKTNHYGKPLVLFVGSNNHLLTTIFGFALLVDETVETYTWVLQMFLESMEGKKPLGILTDGDEAMRKAIELVVPGCPHRLCTWHISKNAQKKLHNPETVAEFRRCMFDETTPCGFEQRWRAMVEKYGLHNRNWVKMMYDKREKWAEAFVSGHFFARMRSTQRCERMNRYVKDSLSFSGVKLIELIPQLDKALERLRNKVAEEDFRSNNSAHALSTQLRQLEKHASTIYTDNVFQLICVEIDRVGGLITSRIMHLNSCRVYITSSYNNDEEKECTTTYYHRESDPRVVCSCKLYECEGIPCSHLFNVMKHERMREIPLSLVLKRWTKQAKSEVHSTVPKENMPSEAAWRFKLFK
- the LOC112194297 gene encoding protein FAR1-RELATED SEQUENCE 5 isoform X1, whose product is MSSQDALDEPQPEISDTNLQESESGINQLEYNGIRYDKLAPEDIIGVKFVTVEAAETFYYTYAKAMGFDVRKDDKRTSARTGRVTIRKWVCSAEGERLEKYMDNNNNVRMPKKLTRCHCPCLFKVRYFKEKNSYVVVDFKTDHSHDLAQPQESHFLRSHRSVPDSHLALATSMRRVSIKTCHAYQYMADISGGFANVGFKMKDLYNKLDSSQHEIVLEGDAKATLAYLEGKAAEDKKLFCKYSTYESNRLANLFWRDSTSLLDYCCFGDVLVFDSTYKTNHYGKPLVLFVGSNNHLLTTIFGFALLVDETVETYTWVLQMFLESMEGKKPLGILTDGDEAMRKAIELVVPGCPHRLCTWHISKNAQKKLHNPETVAEFRRCMFDETTPCGFEQRWRAMVEKYGLHNRNWVKMMYDKREKWAEAFVSGHFFARMRSTQRCERMNRYVKDSLSFSGVKLIELIPQLDKALERLRNKVAEEDFRSNNSAHALSTQLRQLEKHASTIYTDNVFQLICVEIDRVGGLITSRIMHLNSCRVYITSSYNNDEEKECTTTYYHRESDPRVVCSCKLYECEGIPCSHLFNVMKHERMREIPLSLVLKRWTKQAKSEVHSTVPKENMPSEAVRLARDINILVNISDIFFFISYNKLM